A segment of the Helicobacter sp. 'house sparrow 1' genome:
AAGTTCTCCTGCTGGAGCAATGGGTATGTTATTTAATGAAGTTGGAGTTGCGGTATTGCAAAATGCTTCAAATAAGCCTATTTTATCAAATTATATATATGGTCTGGGTGGTAGAGATATGACACAAGATGGACTGATAGAGGTATATAAAGATCTTGATAAGAATGCAAAAGCTGGTAAATTAACACATCCAACACAACAGTTTATAGGCCTTCGTGGTAATAAAATGGCTTTTAATTAAGGAGAGTAGTGATGACAAAAGATATTAAAAATTTGAAGCAATTTTCAAAGTCAGCAGAAAAGTTTGAAGGTGCAAATCTTCTTTGTCCAGGTTGTGCTCATGGTATGATTATTCGTGAAGTCTTAAACTCTGTAGATGGTCCTATTTTGATCGGAAATTCTACAGGTTGTATCGAGGTTTCTACAGCAGTATATCCTTATACTTCTTGGGATGTTCCTTGGATACATATCGGCTTTGAAAATAGTTCAACAGCAGTTTCTGGTGCAGAAGCGATGTATCGTGCATTGACTAATAAGGGTAAATACAAAGGTGAAAAACCTAAGTTTGTTGCTTTTGGTGGTGATGGTTCAACCTATGATATTGGTTTCCAATGGATAAGCGGATGTTTTGAAAGAGGACACGATTTTACTTATATCTGCTTTGACAATGAAGTCTATGCAAATACAGGCGGTCAAAGAAGCGGTTCTACTCCTCTTGGATCAAGCACATCTACTACTCCTTCTGGAAAGGTGAGCTATGGTAAAAAAGAGAAAAAGAAGGATATGCTGTCAATTATGGCTGCACATGGATCTCCTTATGTAGCACAAGTTGCTCCAAATAAATGGAAAGATATGAATAAAAAAATTAAAACAGCACTAGATACAGAGGGACCAACTTTTATTAATGCTTTAAGTGCGTGTACTACAGAGTGGAGATTTAGTTGCAACAATACAGTGGAGATGATGGATCTAGCAGTGGATTCTTTAGTATTTCCACT
Coding sequences within it:
- a CDS encoding thiamine pyrophosphate-dependent enzyme — translated: MTKDIKNLKQFSKSAEKFEGANLLCPGCAHGMIIREVLNSVDGPILIGNSTGCIEVSTAVYPYTSWDVPWIHIGFENSSTAVSGAEAMYRALTNKGKYKGEKPKFVAFGGDGSTYDIGFQWISGCFERGHDFTYICFDNEVYANTGGQRSGSTPLGSSTSTTPSGKVSYGKKEKKKDMLSIMAAHGSPYVAQVAPNKWKDMNKKIKTALDTEGPTFINALSACTTEWRFSCNNTVEMMDLAVDSLVFPLYEIIDGCQLNITYRPKNVIPVRDYLGVQGRFKHLFKPENEHIIEQFQKDVDKKWEMLQRREEAKI